One genomic segment of Oncorhynchus nerka isolate Pitt River linkage group LG16, Oner_Uvic_2.0, whole genome shotgun sequence includes these proteins:
- the tom1l2 gene encoding TOM1-like protein 2 isoform X1, translated as MEFLLGNPYSTPVGHCIEFNVLSLERATDGSLQNEDWALNMEICDIINETEDGPKDAIRAMKKRLNGNKNYREVMLALTVLETCVKNCGHRFHALVTSRDFIDGVLVKIISPKNNPPTIVQDKVLALIQAWADAFRSSPDLTGVVHIYEELKRKGIEFPMSDLETLSPIHTPQRLSTGSEVNQATLKATAPPPAQPIPHQQPPPHAVSTPPFAASVPPTYSAPQVPNLGASGSINPSPDQICRLRSELDIVRGNTKVMSEMLTEMVPGQEDPSDHELLQELNRTCRAMQQRIVELISCVSNEEVTEELLHVNDDLNNIFLRYDRYERFRSGRASQGINNGVLSEATEDNLIDLGPGSPAVVSNMVTTTPPSSLPPFYTTPAARPSSPASLASRLAGLDVGDSVSSTLSSLPSCKPQDDFDMFAQTRTGALPLTTETLVTAPLEDLNAVCGIGLPLLEVRRQPAGGIPVGQSSVMDDIEEWLCTDLQGDEGEEGVTSEEFDKFLEERAKAAETVPSLPSPPSGDPGATTSTLKKKAERPDDALFA; from the exons ATGGAGTTCCTTTTGGGAAATCCATACAGTACTCCGGTGGGACATTGTATTg AATTTAATGTTCTGTCTTTAGAGAGAGCCACTGATGGCTCCCTTCAGAATGAGGACTGGGCCCTCAATATGGAAATATGTGACATCATCAATGAAACCGAGGATGG GCCCAAGGATGCCATCAGGGCAATGAAGAAGAGGCTGAACGGGAACAAGAACTACAGGGAGGTGATGCTGGCACTCACCGTCCTGGAGACATGTGTGAAGAACTGCGGGCATCGTTTTCATGCCCTCGTCACCAGCAGAGACTTCATAGATGGCGTGCTTGTAAAAATCATCTCCCCTAAAAACAACCCTCCCACTATCGTACAAGACAAAGTGCTCGCCTTGATCCAG GCGTGGGCTGACGCGTTCAGAAGTAGTCCAGACCTGACGGGTGTGGTCCATATCTATGAGGAGCTGAAGAGGAAAGGCATTGAGTTCCCCATGTCTGACCTGGAGACCCTGTCTCCAATCCACACTCCTCAACGA CTGTCGACTGGCTCTGAGGTGAACCAAGCCACACTGAAGGCCACCGCCCCTCCCCCAGCCCAGCCTATCCCCCACCAGCAGCCTCCTCCCCATGCTGTCTCCACCCCACCCTTTGCAGCATCTGTCCCTCCTACCTATTCCGCACCTCAGGTCCCCAACCTCGGTGCCTCTGGGTCTATCAACCCCTCACCTGaccag ATTTGCCGGCTGCGCAGTGAGCTGGACATTGTGCGTGGCAACACCAAGGTGATGTCAGAGATGCTGACAGAGATGGTTCCTGGACAGGAGGACCCCTCGGACCACGAGCTCCTGCAG GAGCTGAACCGGACATGCCGGGCCATGCAGCAGAGGATAGTGGAGCTCATCTCCTGCGTGTCTAATGAGGAGGTCACAGAGGAACTACTGCACGTCAACGATGACCTCAACAACATCTTCCTACGCTACGACAG GTACGAGAGGTTCCGGTCAGGCAGAGCATCTCAGGGTATCAACAATGGG GTCCTCAGTGAGGCTACAGAGGACAACCTgatagacctgggccctggctcTCCTGCTGTCGTCAGCAACATGGTCACCACCACTCCCCCGTCCAGCCTGCCCCCTTTCTACACCACCCCCGCTGCACGGCCTTCCTCACCTGCCTCCCTGGCCTCTCGGCTAGCCGGCCTTG ATGTGGGTGACAGTGTGAGCAGCACTCTGAGCTCTCTGCCCAGCTGTAAGCCTCAGGACGACTTTGACATGTTCGCCCAGACCAGGACCGGAGCTCTGCCTCTGACCACCGAAACACTTGTGAC AGCTCCTCTAGAAGACCTTAATGCTGTATGTGGAATTGGGCTGCCTCTTCTGGAAGTCAGGCGGCAGCCTGCAGGAGGG ATTCCCGTTGGCCAATCCTCTGTCATGGATGACATAGAGGAGTGGCTGTGTACCGACTTG Caaggagatgagggagaagagggggtgaccagtgaag AGTTTGACAAGTTTCTGGAGGAGCGGGCGAAGGCAGCAGAGACGGTGCCCAGCCTCCCCTCGCCCCCTAGTGGTGACCCTGGTGCAACTACAAGCACACTCAAGAAGAAGGCTGAAAGACCAGATGACGCCCTGTTCGCTTAG
- the tom1l2 gene encoding TOM1-like protein 2 isoform X4, with translation MEFLLGNPYSTPVGHCIEFNVLSLERATDGSLQNEDWALNMEICDIINETEDGPKDAIRAMKKRLNGNKNYREVMLALTVLETCVKNCGHRFHALVTSRDFIDGVLVKIISPKNNPPTIVQDKVLALIQAWADAFRSSPDLTGVVHIYEELKRKGIEFPMSDLETLSPIHTPQRLSTGSEVNQATLKATAPPPAQPIPHQQPPPHAVSTPPFAASVPPTYSAPQVPNLGASGSINPSPDQICRLRSELDIVRGNTKVMSEMLTEMVPGQEDPSDHELLQELNRTCRAMQQRIVELISCVSNEEVTEELLHVNDDLNNIFLRYDRYERFRSGRASQGINNGVLSEATEDNLIDLGPGSPAVVSNMVTTTPPSSLPPFYTTPAARPSSPASLASRLAGLDVGDSVSSTLSSLPSCKPQDDFDMFAQTRTGALPLTTETLVTAPLEDLNAVCGIGLPLLEVRRQPAGGLMPANTITPPPPSGSVHNVDISKPLGHTTPYTLSAQYS, from the exons ATGGAGTTCCTTTTGGGAAATCCATACAGTACTCCGGTGGGACATTGTATTg AATTTAATGTTCTGTCTTTAGAGAGAGCCACTGATGGCTCCCTTCAGAATGAGGACTGGGCCCTCAATATGGAAATATGTGACATCATCAATGAAACCGAGGATGG GCCCAAGGATGCCATCAGGGCAATGAAGAAGAGGCTGAACGGGAACAAGAACTACAGGGAGGTGATGCTGGCACTCACCGTCCTGGAGACATGTGTGAAGAACTGCGGGCATCGTTTTCATGCCCTCGTCACCAGCAGAGACTTCATAGATGGCGTGCTTGTAAAAATCATCTCCCCTAAAAACAACCCTCCCACTATCGTACAAGACAAAGTGCTCGCCTTGATCCAG GCGTGGGCTGACGCGTTCAGAAGTAGTCCAGACCTGACGGGTGTGGTCCATATCTATGAGGAGCTGAAGAGGAAAGGCATTGAGTTCCCCATGTCTGACCTGGAGACCCTGTCTCCAATCCACACTCCTCAACGA CTGTCGACTGGCTCTGAGGTGAACCAAGCCACACTGAAGGCCACCGCCCCTCCCCCAGCCCAGCCTATCCCCCACCAGCAGCCTCCTCCCCATGCTGTCTCCACCCCACCCTTTGCAGCATCTGTCCCTCCTACCTATTCCGCACCTCAGGTCCCCAACCTCGGTGCCTCTGGGTCTATCAACCCCTCACCTGaccag ATTTGCCGGCTGCGCAGTGAGCTGGACATTGTGCGTGGCAACACCAAGGTGATGTCAGAGATGCTGACAGAGATGGTTCCTGGACAGGAGGACCCCTCGGACCACGAGCTCCTGCAG GAGCTGAACCGGACATGCCGGGCCATGCAGCAGAGGATAGTGGAGCTCATCTCCTGCGTGTCTAATGAGGAGGTCACAGAGGAACTACTGCACGTCAACGATGACCTCAACAACATCTTCCTACGCTACGACAG GTACGAGAGGTTCCGGTCAGGCAGAGCATCTCAGGGTATCAACAATGGG GTCCTCAGTGAGGCTACAGAGGACAACCTgatagacctgggccctggctcTCCTGCTGTCGTCAGCAACATGGTCACCACCACTCCCCCGTCCAGCCTGCCCCCTTTCTACACCACCCCCGCTGCACGGCCTTCCTCACCTGCCTCCCTGGCCTCTCGGCTAGCCGGCCTTG ATGTGGGTGACAGTGTGAGCAGCACTCTGAGCTCTCTGCCCAGCTGTAAGCCTCAGGACGACTTTGACATGTTCGCCCAGACCAGGACCGGAGCTCTGCCTCTGACCACCGAAACACTTGTGAC AGCTCCTCTAGAAGACCTTAATGCTGTATGTGGAATTGGGCTGCCTCTTCTGGAAGTCAGGCGGCAGCCTGCAGGAGGG cttatgcctgcaaataccataaccccaccgccaccatcgggcagtgttcacaacgttgacatcagcaaaccgctcggccacacgacgccatacacgctatctgcccagtacagttga
- the tom1l2 gene encoding TOM1-like protein 2 isoform X2: protein MEFLLGNPYSTPVGHCIERATDGSLQNEDWALNMEICDIINETEDGPKDAIRAMKKRLNGNKNYREVMLALTVLETCVKNCGHRFHALVTSRDFIDGVLVKIISPKNNPPTIVQDKVLALIQAWADAFRSSPDLTGVVHIYEELKRKGIEFPMSDLETLSPIHTPQRLSTGSEVNQATLKATAPPPAQPIPHQQPPPHAVSTPPFAASVPPTYSAPQVPNLGASGSINPSPDQICRLRSELDIVRGNTKVMSEMLTEMVPGQEDPSDHELLQELNRTCRAMQQRIVELISCVSNEEVTEELLHVNDDLNNIFLRYDRYERFRSGRASQGINNGVLSEATEDNLIDLGPGSPAVVSNMVTTTPPSSLPPFYTTPAARPSSPASLASRLAGLDVGDSVSSTLSSLPSCKPQDDFDMFAQTRTGALPLTTETLVTAPLEDLNAVCGIGLPLLEVRRQPAGGIPVGQSSVMDDIEEWLCTDLQGDEGEEGVTSEEFDKFLEERAKAAETVPSLPSPPSGDPGATTSTLKKKAERPDDALFA from the exons ATGGAGTTCCTTTTGGGAAATCCATACAGTACTCCGGTGGGACATTGTATTg AGAGAGCCACTGATGGCTCCCTTCAGAATGAGGACTGGGCCCTCAATATGGAAATATGTGACATCATCAATGAAACCGAGGATGG GCCCAAGGATGCCATCAGGGCAATGAAGAAGAGGCTGAACGGGAACAAGAACTACAGGGAGGTGATGCTGGCACTCACCGTCCTGGAGACATGTGTGAAGAACTGCGGGCATCGTTTTCATGCCCTCGTCACCAGCAGAGACTTCATAGATGGCGTGCTTGTAAAAATCATCTCCCCTAAAAACAACCCTCCCACTATCGTACAAGACAAAGTGCTCGCCTTGATCCAG GCGTGGGCTGACGCGTTCAGAAGTAGTCCAGACCTGACGGGTGTGGTCCATATCTATGAGGAGCTGAAGAGGAAAGGCATTGAGTTCCCCATGTCTGACCTGGAGACCCTGTCTCCAATCCACACTCCTCAACGA CTGTCGACTGGCTCTGAGGTGAACCAAGCCACACTGAAGGCCACCGCCCCTCCCCCAGCCCAGCCTATCCCCCACCAGCAGCCTCCTCCCCATGCTGTCTCCACCCCACCCTTTGCAGCATCTGTCCCTCCTACCTATTCCGCACCTCAGGTCCCCAACCTCGGTGCCTCTGGGTCTATCAACCCCTCACCTGaccag ATTTGCCGGCTGCGCAGTGAGCTGGACATTGTGCGTGGCAACACCAAGGTGATGTCAGAGATGCTGACAGAGATGGTTCCTGGACAGGAGGACCCCTCGGACCACGAGCTCCTGCAG GAGCTGAACCGGACATGCCGGGCCATGCAGCAGAGGATAGTGGAGCTCATCTCCTGCGTGTCTAATGAGGAGGTCACAGAGGAACTACTGCACGTCAACGATGACCTCAACAACATCTTCCTACGCTACGACAG GTACGAGAGGTTCCGGTCAGGCAGAGCATCTCAGGGTATCAACAATGGG GTCCTCAGTGAGGCTACAGAGGACAACCTgatagacctgggccctggctcTCCTGCTGTCGTCAGCAACATGGTCACCACCACTCCCCCGTCCAGCCTGCCCCCTTTCTACACCACCCCCGCTGCACGGCCTTCCTCACCTGCCTCCCTGGCCTCTCGGCTAGCCGGCCTTG ATGTGGGTGACAGTGTGAGCAGCACTCTGAGCTCTCTGCCCAGCTGTAAGCCTCAGGACGACTTTGACATGTTCGCCCAGACCAGGACCGGAGCTCTGCCTCTGACCACCGAAACACTTGTGAC AGCTCCTCTAGAAGACCTTAATGCTGTATGTGGAATTGGGCTGCCTCTTCTGGAAGTCAGGCGGCAGCCTGCAGGAGGG ATTCCCGTTGGCCAATCCTCTGTCATGGATGACATAGAGGAGTGGCTGTGTACCGACTTG Caaggagatgagggagaagagggggtgaccagtgaag AGTTTGACAAGTTTCTGGAGGAGCGGGCGAAGGCAGCAGAGACGGTGCCCAGCCTCCCCTCGCCCCCTAGTGGTGACCCTGGTGCAACTACAAGCACACTCAAGAAGAAGGCTGAAAGACCAGATGACGCCCTGTTCGCTTAG
- the tom1l2 gene encoding TOM1-like protein 2 isoform X5 — protein sequence MEFLLGNPYSTPVGHCIEFNVLSLERATDGSLQNEDWALNMEICDIINETEDGPKDAIRAMKKRLNGNKNYREVMLALTVLETCVKNCGHRFHALVTSRDFIDGVLVKIISPKNNPPTIVQDKVLALIQAWADAFRSSPDLTGVVHIYEELKRKGIEFPMSDLETLSPIHTPQRLSTGSEVNQATLKATAPPPAQPIPHQQPPPHAVSTPPFAASVPPTYSAPQVPNLGASGSINPSPDQICRLRSELDIVRGNTKVMSEMLTEMVPGQEDPSDHELLQELNRTCRAMQQRIVELISCVSNEEVTEELLHVNDDLNNIFLRYDRYERFRSGRASQGINNGVLSEATEDNLIDLGPGSPAVVSNMVTTTPPSSLPPFYTTPAARPSSPASLASRLAGLDVGDSVSSTLSSLPSCKPQDDFDMFAQTRTGALPLTTETLVTAPLEDLNAVCGIGLPLLEVRRQPAGGIIFQNRGEQPLANAGERSH from the exons ATGGAGTTCCTTTTGGGAAATCCATACAGTACTCCGGTGGGACATTGTATTg AATTTAATGTTCTGTCTTTAGAGAGAGCCACTGATGGCTCCCTTCAGAATGAGGACTGGGCCCTCAATATGGAAATATGTGACATCATCAATGAAACCGAGGATGG GCCCAAGGATGCCATCAGGGCAATGAAGAAGAGGCTGAACGGGAACAAGAACTACAGGGAGGTGATGCTGGCACTCACCGTCCTGGAGACATGTGTGAAGAACTGCGGGCATCGTTTTCATGCCCTCGTCACCAGCAGAGACTTCATAGATGGCGTGCTTGTAAAAATCATCTCCCCTAAAAACAACCCTCCCACTATCGTACAAGACAAAGTGCTCGCCTTGATCCAG GCGTGGGCTGACGCGTTCAGAAGTAGTCCAGACCTGACGGGTGTGGTCCATATCTATGAGGAGCTGAAGAGGAAAGGCATTGAGTTCCCCATGTCTGACCTGGAGACCCTGTCTCCAATCCACACTCCTCAACGA CTGTCGACTGGCTCTGAGGTGAACCAAGCCACACTGAAGGCCACCGCCCCTCCCCCAGCCCAGCCTATCCCCCACCAGCAGCCTCCTCCCCATGCTGTCTCCACCCCACCCTTTGCAGCATCTGTCCCTCCTACCTATTCCGCACCTCAGGTCCCCAACCTCGGTGCCTCTGGGTCTATCAACCCCTCACCTGaccag ATTTGCCGGCTGCGCAGTGAGCTGGACATTGTGCGTGGCAACACCAAGGTGATGTCAGAGATGCTGACAGAGATGGTTCCTGGACAGGAGGACCCCTCGGACCACGAGCTCCTGCAG GAGCTGAACCGGACATGCCGGGCCATGCAGCAGAGGATAGTGGAGCTCATCTCCTGCGTGTCTAATGAGGAGGTCACAGAGGAACTACTGCACGTCAACGATGACCTCAACAACATCTTCCTACGCTACGACAG GTACGAGAGGTTCCGGTCAGGCAGAGCATCTCAGGGTATCAACAATGGG GTCCTCAGTGAGGCTACAGAGGACAACCTgatagacctgggccctggctcTCCTGCTGTCGTCAGCAACATGGTCACCACCACTCCCCCGTCCAGCCTGCCCCCTTTCTACACCACCCCCGCTGCACGGCCTTCCTCACCTGCCTCCCTGGCCTCTCGGCTAGCCGGCCTTG ATGTGGGTGACAGTGTGAGCAGCACTCTGAGCTCTCTGCCCAGCTGTAAGCCTCAGGACGACTTTGACATGTTCGCCCAGACCAGGACCGGAGCTCTGCCTCTGACCACCGAAACACTTGTGAC AGCTCCTCTAGAAGACCTTAATGCTGTATGTGGAATTGGGCTGCCTCTTCTGGAAGTCAGGCGGCAGCCTGCAGGAGGG ATTATCTTTCAGAACCGTGGAGAGCAACCGCTAGCCAACGCTGGAGAGAGATCTCACTGA
- the tom1l2 gene encoding TOM1-like protein 2 isoform X6: MEFLLGNPYSTPVGHCIEFNVLSLERATDGSLQNEDWALNMEICDIINETEDGPKDAIRAMKKRLNGNKNYREVMLALTVLETCVKNCGHRFHALVTSRDFIDGVLVKIISPKNNPPTIVQDKVLALIQAWADAFRSSPDLTGVVHIYEELKRKGIEFPMSDLETLSPIHTPQRLSTGSEVNQATLKATAPPPAQPIPHQQPPPHAVSTPPFAASVPPTYSAPQVPNLGASGSINPSPDQICRLRSELDIVRGNTKVMSEMLTEMVPGQEDPSDHELLQELNRTCRAMQQRIVELISCVSNEEVTEELLHVNDDLNNIFLRYDRYERFRSGRASQGINNGVLSEATEDNLIDLGPGSPAVVSNMVTTTPPSSLPPFYTTPAARPSSPASLASRLAGLDVGDSVSSTLSSLPSCKPQDDFDMFAQTRTGALPLTTETLVTAPLEDLNAVCGIGLPLLEVRRQPAGGNRGEQPLANAGERSH; this comes from the exons ATGGAGTTCCTTTTGGGAAATCCATACAGTACTCCGGTGGGACATTGTATTg AATTTAATGTTCTGTCTTTAGAGAGAGCCACTGATGGCTCCCTTCAGAATGAGGACTGGGCCCTCAATATGGAAATATGTGACATCATCAATGAAACCGAGGATGG GCCCAAGGATGCCATCAGGGCAATGAAGAAGAGGCTGAACGGGAACAAGAACTACAGGGAGGTGATGCTGGCACTCACCGTCCTGGAGACATGTGTGAAGAACTGCGGGCATCGTTTTCATGCCCTCGTCACCAGCAGAGACTTCATAGATGGCGTGCTTGTAAAAATCATCTCCCCTAAAAACAACCCTCCCACTATCGTACAAGACAAAGTGCTCGCCTTGATCCAG GCGTGGGCTGACGCGTTCAGAAGTAGTCCAGACCTGACGGGTGTGGTCCATATCTATGAGGAGCTGAAGAGGAAAGGCATTGAGTTCCCCATGTCTGACCTGGAGACCCTGTCTCCAATCCACACTCCTCAACGA CTGTCGACTGGCTCTGAGGTGAACCAAGCCACACTGAAGGCCACCGCCCCTCCCCCAGCCCAGCCTATCCCCCACCAGCAGCCTCCTCCCCATGCTGTCTCCACCCCACCCTTTGCAGCATCTGTCCCTCCTACCTATTCCGCACCTCAGGTCCCCAACCTCGGTGCCTCTGGGTCTATCAACCCCTCACCTGaccag ATTTGCCGGCTGCGCAGTGAGCTGGACATTGTGCGTGGCAACACCAAGGTGATGTCAGAGATGCTGACAGAGATGGTTCCTGGACAGGAGGACCCCTCGGACCACGAGCTCCTGCAG GAGCTGAACCGGACATGCCGGGCCATGCAGCAGAGGATAGTGGAGCTCATCTCCTGCGTGTCTAATGAGGAGGTCACAGAGGAACTACTGCACGTCAACGATGACCTCAACAACATCTTCCTACGCTACGACAG GTACGAGAGGTTCCGGTCAGGCAGAGCATCTCAGGGTATCAACAATGGG GTCCTCAGTGAGGCTACAGAGGACAACCTgatagacctgggccctggctcTCCTGCTGTCGTCAGCAACATGGTCACCACCACTCCCCCGTCCAGCCTGCCCCCTTTCTACACCACCCCCGCTGCACGGCCTTCCTCACCTGCCTCCCTGGCCTCTCGGCTAGCCGGCCTTG ATGTGGGTGACAGTGTGAGCAGCACTCTGAGCTCTCTGCCCAGCTGTAAGCCTCAGGACGACTTTGACATGTTCGCCCAGACCAGGACCGGAGCTCTGCCTCTGACCACCGAAACACTTGTGAC AGCTCCTCTAGAAGACCTTAATGCTGTATGTGGAATTGGGCTGCCTCTTCTGGAAGTCAGGCGGCAGCCTGCAGGAGGG AACCGTGGAGAGCAACCGCTAGCCAACGCTGGAGAGAGATCTCACTGA
- the tom1l2 gene encoding TOM1-like protein 2 isoform X3: MEFLLGNPYSTPVGHCIEFNVLSLERATDGSLQNEDWALNMEICDIINETEDGPKDAIRAMKKRLNGNKNYREVMLALTVLETCVKNCGHRFHALVTSRDFIDGVLVKIISPKNNPPTIVQDKVLALIQAWADAFRSSPDLTGVVHIYEELKRKGIEFPMSDLETLSPIHTPQRLSTGSEVNQATLKATAPPPAQPIPHQQPPPHAVSTPPFAASVPPTYSAPQVPNLGASGSINPSPDQICRLRSELDIVRGNTKVMSEMLTEMVPGQEDPSDHELLQELNRTCRAMQQRIVELISCVSNEEVTEELLHVNDDLNNIFLRYDRYERFRSGRASQGINNGVLSEATEDNLIDLGPGSPAVVSNMVTTTPPSSLPPFYTTPAARPSSPASLASRLAGLDVGDSVSSTLSSLPSCKPQDDFDMFAQTRTGALPLTTETLVTAPLEDLNAVCGIGLPLLEVRRQPAGGQGDEGEEGVTSEEFDKFLEERAKAAETVPSLPSPPSGDPGATTSTLKKKAERPDDALFA, encoded by the exons ATGGAGTTCCTTTTGGGAAATCCATACAGTACTCCGGTGGGACATTGTATTg AATTTAATGTTCTGTCTTTAGAGAGAGCCACTGATGGCTCCCTTCAGAATGAGGACTGGGCCCTCAATATGGAAATATGTGACATCATCAATGAAACCGAGGATGG GCCCAAGGATGCCATCAGGGCAATGAAGAAGAGGCTGAACGGGAACAAGAACTACAGGGAGGTGATGCTGGCACTCACCGTCCTGGAGACATGTGTGAAGAACTGCGGGCATCGTTTTCATGCCCTCGTCACCAGCAGAGACTTCATAGATGGCGTGCTTGTAAAAATCATCTCCCCTAAAAACAACCCTCCCACTATCGTACAAGACAAAGTGCTCGCCTTGATCCAG GCGTGGGCTGACGCGTTCAGAAGTAGTCCAGACCTGACGGGTGTGGTCCATATCTATGAGGAGCTGAAGAGGAAAGGCATTGAGTTCCCCATGTCTGACCTGGAGACCCTGTCTCCAATCCACACTCCTCAACGA CTGTCGACTGGCTCTGAGGTGAACCAAGCCACACTGAAGGCCACCGCCCCTCCCCCAGCCCAGCCTATCCCCCACCAGCAGCCTCCTCCCCATGCTGTCTCCACCCCACCCTTTGCAGCATCTGTCCCTCCTACCTATTCCGCACCTCAGGTCCCCAACCTCGGTGCCTCTGGGTCTATCAACCCCTCACCTGaccag ATTTGCCGGCTGCGCAGTGAGCTGGACATTGTGCGTGGCAACACCAAGGTGATGTCAGAGATGCTGACAGAGATGGTTCCTGGACAGGAGGACCCCTCGGACCACGAGCTCCTGCAG GAGCTGAACCGGACATGCCGGGCCATGCAGCAGAGGATAGTGGAGCTCATCTCCTGCGTGTCTAATGAGGAGGTCACAGAGGAACTACTGCACGTCAACGATGACCTCAACAACATCTTCCTACGCTACGACAG GTACGAGAGGTTCCGGTCAGGCAGAGCATCTCAGGGTATCAACAATGGG GTCCTCAGTGAGGCTACAGAGGACAACCTgatagacctgggccctggctcTCCTGCTGTCGTCAGCAACATGGTCACCACCACTCCCCCGTCCAGCCTGCCCCCTTTCTACACCACCCCCGCTGCACGGCCTTCCTCACCTGCCTCCCTGGCCTCTCGGCTAGCCGGCCTTG ATGTGGGTGACAGTGTGAGCAGCACTCTGAGCTCTCTGCCCAGCTGTAAGCCTCAGGACGACTTTGACATGTTCGCCCAGACCAGGACCGGAGCTCTGCCTCTGACCACCGAAACACTTGTGAC AGCTCCTCTAGAAGACCTTAATGCTGTATGTGGAATTGGGCTGCCTCTTCTGGAAGTCAGGCGGCAGCCTGCAGGAGGG Caaggagatgagggagaagagggggtgaccagtgaag AGTTTGACAAGTTTCTGGAGGAGCGGGCGAAGGCAGCAGAGACGGTGCCCAGCCTCCCCTCGCCCCCTAGTGGTGACCCTGGTGCAACTACAAGCACACTCAAGAAGAAGGCTGAAAGACCAGATGACGCCCTGTTCGCTTAG